The proteins below are encoded in one region of Lepisosteus oculatus isolate fLepOcu1 chromosome 10, fLepOcu1.hap2, whole genome shotgun sequence:
- the tbc1d31 gene encoding TBC1 domain family member 31 isoform X2, giving the protein MQTTDIGTKECGKIWYRKPTPSPSDGVLIRVIRSAAGYHSKTVRFLQAAFDTTGEAFLAGDHHGNTYVFDISRNRFRLVQKTGQACTALAFNLRRKTEYLVALADYSIKCFDTDSKELVSWMRGHESAVSSVSVHGSGRYAITTSADTAQLWDLDTFQRKRKLNVRQSVGIQKVFFLPLSNTILSCFKDDSIFAWESDTLYCKYQLPVPEEGPRLHYKAFAVTRDGRTLVAGGKSNLLHLWCLENRQLLRIIQMPPKVRTVRHLEFLPDSFDGGSSQILGVLSQDGIMRFINVQTCKLTFDIGSHDDGISSAAISPNGHHIVAVMENGSLNIYSVESLTQDINKPPPPLVKVISGFERGSGVSKDAGLRMQVKSEHVQRPVRSAGGKTQTRVLRPPADPTPEDKENELPDGLSRKRLQALLKEFGEYPAKYRMFIWRSLLRLPENHAAFSSLAAKGPHSAFLRLHEHYPIKSQKLQRVLQRVLSALAHWSAIFGETQYLPLVAFPFVKLFQNNQLICFEVIATVIMNWCQHWFEYFPNPPLNVLCMVENVLAQHDKELLQHLVNCGVTSQLYAWPLLETLFSEVLTREEWLQLFDNVFSNHPSFLLLAVVAYITCCRSPLLHCTLTEDFEYFFHHRNNLDISAMIKETYRLMDSTPAELHPRHMLCDFEALTKGQYPVFNKYPTFIVEYQSQERERIRQQEMEYLRERQMAQELRSEAVRRQAEDEAWHRQQELLQEAEEHRRRMLLEEESKLAEQRARLVAMKRELKTKELHLIDAARRRFIKYQQDQKKMELRRLDDEINRKASMREQETATVLQDIEVRQMELEAQRRLFEQQLAKEQERVNQEVKGEVDTHRRKAEAEDHAFQKLVDAEKDQDLETKRVLEESWAEADQLCTELGWQAEVRRRLEQADAERGRCHLELARLNRETRAEEWEDVVERRAQLEEEKQAAASAEAQRKAFLTAEKEEAEHLADSLRQSQEESLERLRELRVRSPCSVRGLLPKPNTDQSEPRNTCLNILSSDDSSTHFSLDRGRSDLESRERELMLDVQELRQKIAAQARNTKPPDRSSST; this is encoded by the exons ATGCAGACGACGGATATAGGCACCAAAGAATGTGGGAAAATCTGGTACCGAAAGCCAACGCCTTCACCAAGTGATGG GGTCCTTATCAGAGTGATTCGCAGTGCAGCAGGATACCATTCCAAGACTGTTCGTTTTCTGCAGGCTGCCTTCGACACAACAGGGGAAGCGTTTTTAGCGGGAGACCACCATGGAAATACCTATGTCTTTGATATCAGCAGAAACAG GTTCAGGCTTGTTCAGAAGACTGGGCAGGCTTGTACTGCTTTGGCCTTTAACCTACGCCGAAAGACAGAGTACTTGGTGGCTTTGGCCGACTACTCCATCAAGTGCTTTGATACAG ACTCCAAGGAGCTGGTGAGCTGGATGAGAGGTCACGAGTCTGCTGTCTCTTCAGTGTCTGTTCATGGCTCGGGGAGGTATGCCATCACTACCTCTGCAGACACAGCTCAGCTCTGGGACCTGGACACATTCCAGAGGAAGAGGAAACTTAACGTCCGGCAGTCTGTGGGAATACAGAAG GTGTTCTTTTTGCCTCTGAGTAACACCATCCTAAGCTGTTTTAAAGATGACTCCATCTTTGCTTGGGAAAGTGACactctgtactgtaaatatcagCTGCCAGTGCCAGAGGAGGGACCCAGGTTGCATTATAAGGCATTTGCCGTCACAAG GGATGGTCGCACACTGGTGGCTGGTGGGAAGTCCAACCTGCTTCACTTGTGGTGCTTAGAGAACAGGCAGCTTCTGAGAATCATTCAGATGCCACCGAAAGTGAGAACTGTGCGGCACCTGGAGTTTTTACCCGACAGCTTTGATGGGGGATCAAGTCAA ATCCTGGGAGTTCTGAGTCAGGACGGAATAATGCGGTTTATAAACGTTCAGACGTGCAAGCTGACCTTTGACATTGGCAGTCATGACGATGGCATCAGCTCAGCAGCTATTAGCCCAAATGGGCACCACATCGTGGCAGTGATGGAGAATGGGAGCCTGAACATATATAGTGTTGAGTCTCTGACCCAGGATATTAACAAG cctcctcctcctctagTGAAGGTGATTTCGGGTTTTGAAAGAGGCAGCGGCGTCTCCAAAGATGCAGGCCTGAGAATGCAGGTGAAGTCTGAGCACGTGCAGAGGCCTGTCAGATCAGCAGGGGGAAAGACCCAGACTAGAGTGCTAAGGCCCCCAGCCGACCCTACACCCGAGGATAAAGAG AATGAATTACCCGATGGACTGAGCAGGAAGAGACTACAGGCTTTGCTGAAAGAATTTGGGGAATATCCAGCAAAATACAG GATGTTTATCTGGCGCTCCCTGCTCCGCTTGCCTGAGAACCACGCGGCCTTCAGCAGCCTGGCAGCGAAAGGGCCACATTCCGCCTTCCTGCGGCTTCATGAGCACTATCCCATCAAGAGCCAGAAGCTACAGCGTGTTCTCCAGAG GGTGTTGTCAGCTCTCGCGCACTGGTCCGCCATCTTTGGCGAGACGCAGTATCTGCCACTGGTGGCGTTCCcatttgttaaactgttccagaACAACCAGCTTATCTGTTTTGAAGTGATTGCTACTGTTATAA tGAATTGGTGCCAGCACTGGTTCGAGTACTTCCCCAACCCCCCGCTCAACGTGCTGTGCATGGTGGAGAACGTCCTGGCCCAGCACGACAAGGAGCTGCTCCAGCACCTGGTCAACTGTGGAGTAACGTCACAG CTATATGCCTGGCCGCTCCTGGAGACCCTGTTTTCTGAGGTGCTGACGCGAGAGGAATGGCTGCAGTTGTTTGACAATGTCTTTTCCAATCACCCCTCCTTCCTGCTCCTGGCCGTGGTGGCCTATATCACCTGCTGCAGGTCTCCCCTGCTGCACTGCACGCTGACAGAGGACTTTGAG TATTTCTTCCACCACCGCAACAACTTGGACATCAGCGCCATGATCAAGGAGACGTACCGACTGATGGACAGCACGCCGGCTGAGCTCCACCCCCGACATATGCTGTGCGACTTTGAGGCCTTAACCAAGGGGCAGTACCCAGTCTTCAACAAGTACCCCACCTTCATTGTGGAGTATCAGTCTCAAGAGCGTGAACGGATCAGGCAGCAGGAGATGGAGTATTTAAGGGAGAG ACAGATGGCGCAGGAGCTGCGCTCGGAGGCAGTGAGGCGCCAGGCCGAGGACGAGGCCTGGCACCGACAGCAGGAGCTGCTGCAGGAGGCTGAGGAGCACAGGAGGAGGATGTTGCTGGAGGAGGAGAGCAAGCTGGCGGAACAGCGAGCCAG GTTGGTTGCTATGAAACGGGAGCTGAAAACGAAGGAACTCCACCTTATTGATGCGGCACGGAGGCGCTTCATCAAGTACCAGCAAGACCAGAAGAAAATGGAGCTCAGGAGGCTTGACGATGAGATCAACAGAAAG GCTTCAATGCGAGAGCAAGAAACGGCAACAGTGCTGCAAGATATCGAGGTTCGACAAATGGAACTGGAGGCTCAGAGAAGGCTGTTTGAACAG CAACTGGCTAAAGAACAGGAAAGAGTGAACCAGGAGGTGAAAGGTGAAGTGGATACCCATCGGCGAAAGGCAGAAGCAGAAGACCATGCATTTCAGAAACTGGTAGACGCAGAGAAAGATCAAGACTTGGAAACCAAAAGG gtGTTGGAGGAGTCCTGGGCTGAGGCCGACCAGCTGTGCACGGAACTGGGCTGGCAGGCCGAGGTGAGGCGGCGCCTGGAGCAGGCGGATGCCGAGAGGGGGAGGTGCCACCTGGAGCTGGCTCGTCTGAACAGAGAGACCCGTGCCGAAGAG TGGGAGGACGttgtggagaggagagcacagCTAGAGGAAGAGAAGCAGGCAGCTGCCTCAGCAGAGGCTCAGCGGAAGGCCTTCCTTACTGCGGAGAAGGAGGAGGCTGAACACCTTGCCGACAGCCTACGCCAGAGTCAGGAAGAGTCCCTTG AGAGACTGAGGGAGCTGAGAGTCAGGTCTCCCTGTTCAGTCAGGGGATTGCTGCCTAAGCCCAACACAGACCAGTCCGAGCCCCGAAACACCTGTCTGAACATCCTGTCCTCTGATGACTCTTCCACACACT tttcTTTGGACAGGGGCAGAAGTGATTTAGAAAGCAGGGAGCGGGAGCTTATGTTGGACGTCCAGGAACTCCGACAGAAGATTGCAGCCCAGGCCAGAAACACAAAACCTCCAGACCGTTCATCTAGTACTTAA
- the tbc1d31 gene encoding TBC1 domain family member 31 isoform X1, whose protein sequence is MQTTDIGTKECGKIWYRKPTPSPSDGVLIRVIRSAAGYHSKTVRFLQAAFDTTGEAFLAGDHHGNTYVFDISRNRFRLVQKTGQACTALAFNLRRKTEYLVALADYSIKCFDTDSKELVSWMRGHESAVSSVSVHGSGRYAITTSADTAQLWDLDTFQRKRKLNVRQSVGIQKVFFLPLSNTILSCFKDDSIFAWESDTLYCKYQLPVPEEGPRLHYKAFAVTRDGRTLVAGGKSNLLHLWCLENRQLLRIIQMPPKVRTVRHLEFLPDSFDGGSSQILGVLSQDGIMRFINVQTCKLTFDIGSHDDGISSAAISPNGHHIVAVMENGSLNIYSVESLTQDINKPPPPLVKVISGFERGSGVSKDAGLRMQVKSEHVQRPVRSAGGKTQTRVLRPPADPTPEDKENELPDGLSRKRLQALLKEFGEYPAKYRMFIWRSLLRLPENHAAFSSLAAKGPHSAFLRLHEHYPIKSQKLQRVLQRVLSALAHWSAIFGETQYLPLVAFPFVKLFQNNQLICFEVIATVIMNWCQHWFEYFPNPPLNVLCMVENVLAQHDKELLQHLVNCGVTSQLYAWPLLETLFSEVLTREEWLQLFDNVFSNHPSFLLLAVVAYITCCRSPLLHCTLTEDFEYFFHHRNNLDISAMIKETYRLMDSTPAELHPRHMLCDFEALTKGQYPVFNKYPTFIVEYQSQERERIRQQEMEYLRERQMAQELRSEAVRRQAEDEAWHRQQELLQEAEEHRRRMLLEEESKLAEQRARLVAMKRELKTKELHLIDAARRRFIKYQQDQKKMELRRLDDEINRKASMREQETATVLQDIEVRQMELEAQRRLFEQQLAKEQERVNQEVKGEVDTHRRKAEAEDHAFQKLVDAEKDQDLETKRVLEESWAEADQLCTELGWQAEVRRRLEQADAERGRCHLELARLNRETRAEEVQLLQLMKEMEGKRWEDVVERRAQLEEEKQAAASAEAQRKAFLTAEKEEAEHLADSLRQSQEESLERLRELRVRSPCSVRGLLPKPNTDQSEPRNTCLNILSSDDSSTHFSLDRGRSDLESRERELMLDVQELRQKIAAQARNTKPPDRSSST, encoded by the exons ATGCAGACGACGGATATAGGCACCAAAGAATGTGGGAAAATCTGGTACCGAAAGCCAACGCCTTCACCAAGTGATGG GGTCCTTATCAGAGTGATTCGCAGTGCAGCAGGATACCATTCCAAGACTGTTCGTTTTCTGCAGGCTGCCTTCGACACAACAGGGGAAGCGTTTTTAGCGGGAGACCACCATGGAAATACCTATGTCTTTGATATCAGCAGAAACAG GTTCAGGCTTGTTCAGAAGACTGGGCAGGCTTGTACTGCTTTGGCCTTTAACCTACGCCGAAAGACAGAGTACTTGGTGGCTTTGGCCGACTACTCCATCAAGTGCTTTGATACAG ACTCCAAGGAGCTGGTGAGCTGGATGAGAGGTCACGAGTCTGCTGTCTCTTCAGTGTCTGTTCATGGCTCGGGGAGGTATGCCATCACTACCTCTGCAGACACAGCTCAGCTCTGGGACCTGGACACATTCCAGAGGAAGAGGAAACTTAACGTCCGGCAGTCTGTGGGAATACAGAAG GTGTTCTTTTTGCCTCTGAGTAACACCATCCTAAGCTGTTTTAAAGATGACTCCATCTTTGCTTGGGAAAGTGACactctgtactgtaaatatcagCTGCCAGTGCCAGAGGAGGGACCCAGGTTGCATTATAAGGCATTTGCCGTCACAAG GGATGGTCGCACACTGGTGGCTGGTGGGAAGTCCAACCTGCTTCACTTGTGGTGCTTAGAGAACAGGCAGCTTCTGAGAATCATTCAGATGCCACCGAAAGTGAGAACTGTGCGGCACCTGGAGTTTTTACCCGACAGCTTTGATGGGGGATCAAGTCAA ATCCTGGGAGTTCTGAGTCAGGACGGAATAATGCGGTTTATAAACGTTCAGACGTGCAAGCTGACCTTTGACATTGGCAGTCATGACGATGGCATCAGCTCAGCAGCTATTAGCCCAAATGGGCACCACATCGTGGCAGTGATGGAGAATGGGAGCCTGAACATATATAGTGTTGAGTCTCTGACCCAGGATATTAACAAG cctcctcctcctctagTGAAGGTGATTTCGGGTTTTGAAAGAGGCAGCGGCGTCTCCAAAGATGCAGGCCTGAGAATGCAGGTGAAGTCTGAGCACGTGCAGAGGCCTGTCAGATCAGCAGGGGGAAAGACCCAGACTAGAGTGCTAAGGCCCCCAGCCGACCCTACACCCGAGGATAAAGAG AATGAATTACCCGATGGACTGAGCAGGAAGAGACTACAGGCTTTGCTGAAAGAATTTGGGGAATATCCAGCAAAATACAG GATGTTTATCTGGCGCTCCCTGCTCCGCTTGCCTGAGAACCACGCGGCCTTCAGCAGCCTGGCAGCGAAAGGGCCACATTCCGCCTTCCTGCGGCTTCATGAGCACTATCCCATCAAGAGCCAGAAGCTACAGCGTGTTCTCCAGAG GGTGTTGTCAGCTCTCGCGCACTGGTCCGCCATCTTTGGCGAGACGCAGTATCTGCCACTGGTGGCGTTCCcatttgttaaactgttccagaACAACCAGCTTATCTGTTTTGAAGTGATTGCTACTGTTATAA tGAATTGGTGCCAGCACTGGTTCGAGTACTTCCCCAACCCCCCGCTCAACGTGCTGTGCATGGTGGAGAACGTCCTGGCCCAGCACGACAAGGAGCTGCTCCAGCACCTGGTCAACTGTGGAGTAACGTCACAG CTATATGCCTGGCCGCTCCTGGAGACCCTGTTTTCTGAGGTGCTGACGCGAGAGGAATGGCTGCAGTTGTTTGACAATGTCTTTTCCAATCACCCCTCCTTCCTGCTCCTGGCCGTGGTGGCCTATATCACCTGCTGCAGGTCTCCCCTGCTGCACTGCACGCTGACAGAGGACTTTGAG TATTTCTTCCACCACCGCAACAACTTGGACATCAGCGCCATGATCAAGGAGACGTACCGACTGATGGACAGCACGCCGGCTGAGCTCCACCCCCGACATATGCTGTGCGACTTTGAGGCCTTAACCAAGGGGCAGTACCCAGTCTTCAACAAGTACCCCACCTTCATTGTGGAGTATCAGTCTCAAGAGCGTGAACGGATCAGGCAGCAGGAGATGGAGTATTTAAGGGAGAG ACAGATGGCGCAGGAGCTGCGCTCGGAGGCAGTGAGGCGCCAGGCCGAGGACGAGGCCTGGCACCGACAGCAGGAGCTGCTGCAGGAGGCTGAGGAGCACAGGAGGAGGATGTTGCTGGAGGAGGAGAGCAAGCTGGCGGAACAGCGAGCCAG GTTGGTTGCTATGAAACGGGAGCTGAAAACGAAGGAACTCCACCTTATTGATGCGGCACGGAGGCGCTTCATCAAGTACCAGCAAGACCAGAAGAAAATGGAGCTCAGGAGGCTTGACGATGAGATCAACAGAAAG GCTTCAATGCGAGAGCAAGAAACGGCAACAGTGCTGCAAGATATCGAGGTTCGACAAATGGAACTGGAGGCTCAGAGAAGGCTGTTTGAACAG CAACTGGCTAAAGAACAGGAAAGAGTGAACCAGGAGGTGAAAGGTGAAGTGGATACCCATCGGCGAAAGGCAGAAGCAGAAGACCATGCATTTCAGAAACTGGTAGACGCAGAGAAAGATCAAGACTTGGAAACCAAAAGG gtGTTGGAGGAGTCCTGGGCTGAGGCCGACCAGCTGTGCACGGAACTGGGCTGGCAGGCCGAGGTGAGGCGGCGCCTGGAGCAGGCGGATGCCGAGAGGGGGAGGTGCCACCTGGAGCTGGCTCGTCTGAACAGAGAGACCCGTGCCGAAGAGGTACAGCTTCTCCAGCTCATGAAGGAGATGGAGGGCAAGAGG TGGGAGGACGttgtggagaggagagcacagCTAGAGGAAGAGAAGCAGGCAGCTGCCTCAGCAGAGGCTCAGCGGAAGGCCTTCCTTACTGCGGAGAAGGAGGAGGCTGAACACCTTGCCGACAGCCTACGCCAGAGTCAGGAAGAGTCCCTTG AGAGACTGAGGGAGCTGAGAGTCAGGTCTCCCTGTTCAGTCAGGGGATTGCTGCCTAAGCCCAACACAGACCAGTCCGAGCCCCGAAACACCTGTCTGAACATCCTGTCCTCTGATGACTCTTCCACACACT tttcTTTGGACAGGGGCAGAAGTGATTTAGAAAGCAGGGAGCGGGAGCTTATGTTGGACGTCCAGGAACTCCGACAGAAGATTGCAGCCCAGGCCAGAAACACAAAACCTCCAGACCGTTCATCTAGTACTTAA
- the tbc1d31 gene encoding TBC1 domain family member 31 isoform X3 yields MQTTDIGTKECGKIWYRKPTPSPSDGVLIRVIRSAAGYHSKTVRFLQAAFDTTGEAFLAGDHHGNTYVFDISRNRFRLVQKTGQACTALAFNLRRKTEYLVALADYSIKCFDTDSKELVSWMRGHESAVSSVSVHGSGRYAITTSADTAQLWDLDTFQRKRKLNVRQSVGIQKVFFLPLSNTILSCFKDDSIFAWESDTLYCKYQLPVPEEGPRLHYKAFAVTRDGRTLVAGGKSNLLHLWCLENRQLLRIIQMPPKVRTVRHLEFLPDSFDGGSSQILGVLSQDGIMRFINVQTCKLTFDIGSHDDGISSAAISPNGHHIVAVMENGSLNIYSVESLTQDINKPPPPLVKVISGFERGSGVSKDAGLRMQVKSEHVQRPVRSAGGKTQTRVLRPPADPTPEDKENELPDGLSRKRLQALLKEFGEYPAKYRMFIWRSLLRLPENHAAFSSLAAKGPHSAFLRLHEHYPIKSQKLQRVLQRVLSALAHWSAIFGETQYLPLVAFPFVKLFQNNQLICFEVIATVIMNWCQHWFEYFPNPPLNVLCMVENVLAQHDKELLQHLVNCGVTSQLYAWPLLETLFSEVLTREEWLQLFDNVFSNHPSFLLLAVVAYITCCRSPLLHCTLTEDFEYFFHHRNNLDISAMIKETYRLMDSTPAELHPRHMLCDFEALTKGQYPVFNKYPTFIVEYQSQERERIRQQEMEYLRERQMAQELRSEAVRRQAEDEAWHRQQELLQEAEEHRRRMLLEEESKLAEQRARLVAMKRELKTKELHLIDAARRRFIKYQQDQKKMELRRLDDEINRKASMREQETATVLQDIEVRQMELEAQRRLFEQQLAKEQERVNQEVKGEVDTHRRKAEAEDHAFQKLVDAEKDQDLETKRVLEESWAEADQLCTELGWQAEVRRRLEQADAERGRCHLELARLNRETRAEEVQLLQLMKEMEGKRWEDVVERRAQLEEEKQAAASAEAQRKAFLTAEKEEAEHLADSLRQSQEESLERLRELRVRSPCSVRGLLPKPNTDQSEPRNTCLNILSSDDSSTH; encoded by the exons ATGCAGACGACGGATATAGGCACCAAAGAATGTGGGAAAATCTGGTACCGAAAGCCAACGCCTTCACCAAGTGATGG GGTCCTTATCAGAGTGATTCGCAGTGCAGCAGGATACCATTCCAAGACTGTTCGTTTTCTGCAGGCTGCCTTCGACACAACAGGGGAAGCGTTTTTAGCGGGAGACCACCATGGAAATACCTATGTCTTTGATATCAGCAGAAACAG GTTCAGGCTTGTTCAGAAGACTGGGCAGGCTTGTACTGCTTTGGCCTTTAACCTACGCCGAAAGACAGAGTACTTGGTGGCTTTGGCCGACTACTCCATCAAGTGCTTTGATACAG ACTCCAAGGAGCTGGTGAGCTGGATGAGAGGTCACGAGTCTGCTGTCTCTTCAGTGTCTGTTCATGGCTCGGGGAGGTATGCCATCACTACCTCTGCAGACACAGCTCAGCTCTGGGACCTGGACACATTCCAGAGGAAGAGGAAACTTAACGTCCGGCAGTCTGTGGGAATACAGAAG GTGTTCTTTTTGCCTCTGAGTAACACCATCCTAAGCTGTTTTAAAGATGACTCCATCTTTGCTTGGGAAAGTGACactctgtactgtaaatatcagCTGCCAGTGCCAGAGGAGGGACCCAGGTTGCATTATAAGGCATTTGCCGTCACAAG GGATGGTCGCACACTGGTGGCTGGTGGGAAGTCCAACCTGCTTCACTTGTGGTGCTTAGAGAACAGGCAGCTTCTGAGAATCATTCAGATGCCACCGAAAGTGAGAACTGTGCGGCACCTGGAGTTTTTACCCGACAGCTTTGATGGGGGATCAAGTCAA ATCCTGGGAGTTCTGAGTCAGGACGGAATAATGCGGTTTATAAACGTTCAGACGTGCAAGCTGACCTTTGACATTGGCAGTCATGACGATGGCATCAGCTCAGCAGCTATTAGCCCAAATGGGCACCACATCGTGGCAGTGATGGAGAATGGGAGCCTGAACATATATAGTGTTGAGTCTCTGACCCAGGATATTAACAAG cctcctcctcctctagTGAAGGTGATTTCGGGTTTTGAAAGAGGCAGCGGCGTCTCCAAAGATGCAGGCCTGAGAATGCAGGTGAAGTCTGAGCACGTGCAGAGGCCTGTCAGATCAGCAGGGGGAAAGACCCAGACTAGAGTGCTAAGGCCCCCAGCCGACCCTACACCCGAGGATAAAGAG AATGAATTACCCGATGGACTGAGCAGGAAGAGACTACAGGCTTTGCTGAAAGAATTTGGGGAATATCCAGCAAAATACAG GATGTTTATCTGGCGCTCCCTGCTCCGCTTGCCTGAGAACCACGCGGCCTTCAGCAGCCTGGCAGCGAAAGGGCCACATTCCGCCTTCCTGCGGCTTCATGAGCACTATCCCATCAAGAGCCAGAAGCTACAGCGTGTTCTCCAGAG GGTGTTGTCAGCTCTCGCGCACTGGTCCGCCATCTTTGGCGAGACGCAGTATCTGCCACTGGTGGCGTTCCcatttgttaaactgttccagaACAACCAGCTTATCTGTTTTGAAGTGATTGCTACTGTTATAA tGAATTGGTGCCAGCACTGGTTCGAGTACTTCCCCAACCCCCCGCTCAACGTGCTGTGCATGGTGGAGAACGTCCTGGCCCAGCACGACAAGGAGCTGCTCCAGCACCTGGTCAACTGTGGAGTAACGTCACAG CTATATGCCTGGCCGCTCCTGGAGACCCTGTTTTCTGAGGTGCTGACGCGAGAGGAATGGCTGCAGTTGTTTGACAATGTCTTTTCCAATCACCCCTCCTTCCTGCTCCTGGCCGTGGTGGCCTATATCACCTGCTGCAGGTCTCCCCTGCTGCACTGCACGCTGACAGAGGACTTTGAG TATTTCTTCCACCACCGCAACAACTTGGACATCAGCGCCATGATCAAGGAGACGTACCGACTGATGGACAGCACGCCGGCTGAGCTCCACCCCCGACATATGCTGTGCGACTTTGAGGCCTTAACCAAGGGGCAGTACCCAGTCTTCAACAAGTACCCCACCTTCATTGTGGAGTATCAGTCTCAAGAGCGTGAACGGATCAGGCAGCAGGAGATGGAGTATTTAAGGGAGAG ACAGATGGCGCAGGAGCTGCGCTCGGAGGCAGTGAGGCGCCAGGCCGAGGACGAGGCCTGGCACCGACAGCAGGAGCTGCTGCAGGAGGCTGAGGAGCACAGGAGGAGGATGTTGCTGGAGGAGGAGAGCAAGCTGGCGGAACAGCGAGCCAG GTTGGTTGCTATGAAACGGGAGCTGAAAACGAAGGAACTCCACCTTATTGATGCGGCACGGAGGCGCTTCATCAAGTACCAGCAAGACCAGAAGAAAATGGAGCTCAGGAGGCTTGACGATGAGATCAACAGAAAG GCTTCAATGCGAGAGCAAGAAACGGCAACAGTGCTGCAAGATATCGAGGTTCGACAAATGGAACTGGAGGCTCAGAGAAGGCTGTTTGAACAG CAACTGGCTAAAGAACAGGAAAGAGTGAACCAGGAGGTGAAAGGTGAAGTGGATACCCATCGGCGAAAGGCAGAAGCAGAAGACCATGCATTTCAGAAACTGGTAGACGCAGAGAAAGATCAAGACTTGGAAACCAAAAGG gtGTTGGAGGAGTCCTGGGCTGAGGCCGACCAGCTGTGCACGGAACTGGGCTGGCAGGCCGAGGTGAGGCGGCGCCTGGAGCAGGCGGATGCCGAGAGGGGGAGGTGCCACCTGGAGCTGGCTCGTCTGAACAGAGAGACCCGTGCCGAAGAGGTACAGCTTCTCCAGCTCATGAAGGAGATGGAGGGCAAGAGG TGGGAGGACGttgtggagaggagagcacagCTAGAGGAAGAGAAGCAGGCAGCTGCCTCAGCAGAGGCTCAGCGGAAGGCCTTCCTTACTGCGGAGAAGGAGGAGGCTGAACACCTTGCCGACAGCCTACGCCAGAGTCAGGAAGAGTCCCTTG AGAGACTGAGGGAGCTGAGAGTCAGGTCTCCCTGTTCAGTCAGGGGATTGCTGCCTAAGCCCAACACAGACCAGTCCGAGCCCCGAAACACCTGTCTGAACATCCTGTCCTCTGATGACTCTTCCACACACT AG